CTGGAGCCGTTCGTCAACCTGGCGTACGTGAACTTTGAAAACAACGGCATTGCGGAAAGCGGCGGCGCAGCGGCGCTGCGCGGCGACAAGCAGCACACCGACGCGACGGTGTCGACGCTGGGAGTGCGCGCGGACACTGAGTGGCAGGTGAGCCCGGGCACGACGGTGGCGCTGCGCAGCGAGCTGGGGTGGCAACACCAGTACGGCGGGCTGGAGCGTGGCACCGGGCTGCGGTTCAACGGCGGCAACGCGCCGTTCGTGGTGGACAGCGTGCCGGTGTCGCGCGACGGCATGGTGCTGAAGGCGGGGGCGGAAGTGGCGGTGAACGAGAACGCCTCGCTGTCGCTGGGCTACGGCGGGCTGCTGTCGCAGAACCATCAGGACAACAGCGTCAACGCCGGTTTCACCTGGCGCTTCTAAGCCAAGCGGTCATTACAGGGTCAACGGAGCCGGCATGCCGGCTCCGTTTTTATTTGCGGCTGCGGGGTGAGTCCGTATGATGGCGCGGCGCCAGGGCAATAAAAAACCGGGACCCTGACGGATCCCGGCTTAAAAGTGGGTAAAACAGATTAGCGCTAAAGGCTCAAGCCCCGTTTTGCTTATGCAGTCCAAGCGATGTGAGCATCGTCTCAGTAGCGGCAACGGAACAAATTTTCCCTGGTGTTACTATGGTTATTATTAAAAATCGTGCTGGTGTTATTTTTTATAGTGTATTGCTGTATGTCTCTTTTGATACCATGTTTGACGATACAACATGGTATGTCAAGCAACGTTTTTAACGCATAATTGCATGGGATGCTAGTTTTAGGTGTGGCTTTTTCAGCAGAAATAATCAAAACGACTGATAAATCAGTAAAAAAAATCGAAGGAACAAATGGATAACAATCATCAAAAATTCGATTCACAGTCGATTGCCAATCGGGTCAGGGAGCTGTTTTTACATTACGGGATTGGAAAACGTCAGCATGCCCGCGAACTCAGCCGCATCTTGGATCTGAGTTTTTCACATGCGCACCGCAAATTGAAAGGGCAAAGCCCCTGGACGCTGGAACAGATCAACAGCGTCGCGGCCGCGTTGGGAGAAACGCCGGCGGCGATCGCCGATTTGAGCGCCGAACACGAGACGACCGAGCCAAACATGGCGCGTGATGCCATCTTTTTCGTGGCGGGAGTGGCGATCCCTTGCGTCGGGCACATTGGCGACGAACTTTCTGCCGGGCGGCCGGCGGAATTTGTGGCGCTGCGTGTGGAGGGGCAATGGCATATCTATCGCGCCGATGAGGCGCCGGCAGGTCTGCGTTACGGCGTCGAACTGATAGAAATCCGGCCCGGCTACGGCGATGACGAGCGGTTGAGCATCGCGGTATTGGACGATTCGCATCAGGCGGCCGATGAGCTGGCCAAGTACCTCGGCGGCTGCGGTTTCAACGCAGTGGCGTTTTACGATGTCGACAGCTTCTGCCAAGCGTTGCAGCAAAGCCTGTTCGACGGTTACGTGGTGGACTGGCTGATCGGTGAGGAAACGGCGGATCGCTGTATCGCCACCATCCGCGCCTCCGACAACCCGGACGCGCCGGTACTGGTGCTGACCGGCGAACTGGGCACCGACCGACGCGAGTCGGAGATCGCTCAGGCGATGCGCGAGTACGATGTGCTCGGCCCTTATGAAAAACCGGTGCGGCTCCATGTGATCGAAGCCGCACTGCAACGCTGTTTTAATCTTTAGCGGGGAACACCTCGGCCAGTGCGCTCGACAGCGCATCCAGCCGAACCGGTTTCATCAGGTAGTTATCGAACAGGGCGCGCTGATCCGCCGTCAGCTGCTCCGGCGTATAGGCGCTGATGCCGATGATTGGCACATGGCGGTTGGGGCCGCGACGATTGCGCAGCTGCCTGGCCAGGGCGGCGCCGTCGATGCCCGGCATCTGCAGATCCAGCAACAGCGCGTCGTAAGGGCGTCTGAGCAGCTTCTGCAACGCGCGCTCCGGCGAGTCGCACAGTTCGTGCTGGTAGCCCAGTTTGTCCAGCAACGCCGCAAAGGCGTCACCCACCGACTTGTTGTCATCCACCACCAGCACCTGCTGCGGCTTTTGCTGCAGGGGGGCATTGGCGGCGGCGGGCTCGTCGGCGCGCTCTTCTTCACTGATCTGCACCGGAATGCTGACGATAAAGGTGCTGCCTTTCTTGATTTCGCTGTACACCGTGATGGTGCCGTTGAGCAGCGTCACCAGGCCGTGCACGATCGCCAGCCCCATCCCCACGCCGGCATACTGTTTGGTATGCGACTGATCCAACTGGGTAAAGGGTTTGAAGATCTGATCGAGCTGGTCTTTTTCGATACCGATGCCGGTGTCGGTCACTTCGATGATCAACGAATTGCCGCCCGGCTGGCGGCGCAGGCAGCTGTGCAGCGTAATGCTGCCGCTTTCGGTGTATTTGTAGGCGTTGGTCAGCAGGTTAACGATAATCTGCCGGATGCGCAGCGGATCGGAGTGCACCAACAGGTGGCTGCACTCCACTTCGCAGCTCAGTTTGACCTGCTCTTTGCGGGTCAGGGTGGCGATTTCGTTGGCGGTTTCCGCGATCAGCTTCTGCGCGTCGAACGGCACGATGCGCAATTCCATCATGCCGCTGTCGAGGTGCGCGTAGTCGGTCAGATCCTTCATCTGGCTTTCGATTTGCTGCGCGGCGGTCTCCAGCCGCTGGAAAGTGTCCGCATGCTCCGTCGACACCCGGGTGTTCACCAGCACGTCGATGGCCGACATTACGCTCTGCAATGAGGTGCGCAGCTCGTGGCCGATGGCGCCGAGGAAGGCGTTTTTGGTGCGTGTCGCTTTCTCCGCCTCAATGGCCTTGGCCTGCTGGCGAATGGTCAGCCGCTGCTGACGGAACACGATCAGGGTGATGGCGATCAGCGCGATCACCGAGAACATGACAATCACCAGCCCATAGAAAATGATGTGCCGTTTCTCGATGTAGTCCTCATAGGCGGCGGTGCGCTGCTTCACCTCGGCGTGGTCGGTCAGGTTGGCCATTTCGATGGCGTAAGGCTTGATGGCCTTCATGGCCGCAAAAACCTGGCTGAAGTCGATTTTCGGGTTATCCAGCAGTTTATCGATGCGATCCATCTGCAGGCGCATCTGCTTGACCACTTCCGGGTAGCCCGGCTCGGCGTACAGCGGTTGCGTGGATTCGGAGACGGTTTCCAGCACGTAAAAGCGCGAATAGAGGATTTCGAATCGCAGCCGCAGGTTGTCGCTGTCCACCTGCGGCGCATGGCTCTGCTGCTCGACGAACGTGTCGAACTCCGCCAGCTTGATGGAGAACTTGGCGATCGACCAGGAGTAATTCTCCTGCGTGCCGGCGATGGCATACAGCCCTTTCTTCGACAGGGTGGCGCTGTAGTAATAGAGCGTGACGGTCGAAGCCACTAAAAACAGCGCGGCAAAGATGGCCGGGATCGCCAGCCTGCTGCCGTTCTTAAAGGTCGTCAGCTTCATTTGATCACGATCCTGTCGACTTGCCAGATAAAGCGTGAATTGTACAACGGCGAGTTCAGTTCAGGCCCGGCGGCGTCGCGCGGGTAAACCAGGAACAGCGGGCCGAAGTTTCTGAGCTTCAGCATTTCCCCGTCCATCTTGTAGGCCAGGATCATGTTGTATTTCTTGACGTCGGACAGCGGCACGTCGATGTAATAATCGTTCAGCGCATAGAAAGTCAGCGTCTCGCCCTTAGCGCCGACGCGCTCCAGGATATCGGCCACCGAAATCCCTTCAAATTTTCTCTGCGGCGTCCAGGAGGTGGAGGTGGTGATGCTGCGCACCGGCATCGCCAACAGCTGCTTATCGGTGAACAGATAGCTTTTTTTGACCGGGTCGGTCACGTTGTCGATCTTGCCCGCCACTTCCAGGGTAAAGCTGAGCGCGCTGCTCTGGGCGATAATCAGGGCCACGCAGGCCATCGCAAGGGTTTTGCATAGTTTGAACAGCATCGGCGTTCTCCAGAGGCGCGGGGAGGTTTGTATCAGTCCCGCTAATTTATCAGGCAGAATAATGGCAGAAAAAGCAGGCGGGTGCGAAGGGAATAGTAAACCGCACAAAAAGAACAGTCCTGGGCCGGTCGGCCTGTACGCGTAACCTTTCTCTTCCGTTTGTCAGCCGTTTCGATGCGCTTTCAACAGCTGCGCCAGCTGCGTCAGGCCTGCCGTTAGCTCGTCCGGCGAGGGGGAACCCAGGCACAGGCGAATGCCCGTCGCACGTTCGTCGCGGTCTACCATCACGGTGTCCGGCGGCGTCACCTTTACGTTGGCCAATGCGGCGGCGGCGGCCACAGACTCGGCGGTTTCGCGCGGCATCGGCAGCCAGACATGATAAGCGTCGGGATGCGATACGCATTCGTCGGCATCAAATATCGAGGTGGCCAGATGCACTCTTTGCTGAGCCTCATGACGCAACGCTTGCGGTATCGTCTCGATCGCGCCGCTGGCCAGCCACTCCTCCACCACAGCGCAAGACAGTGGCGAAGGCGCGAAAGG
Above is a window of Serratia nematodiphila DZ0503SBS1 DNA encoding:
- a CDS encoding helix-turn-helix domain-containing protein: MDNNHQKFDSQSIANRVRELFLHYGIGKRQHARELSRILDLSFSHAHRKLKGQSPWTLEQINSVAAALGETPAAIADLSAEHETTEPNMARDAIFFVAGVAIPCVGHIGDELSAGRPAEFVALRVEGQWHIYRADEAPAGLRYGVELIEIRPGYGDDERLSIAVLDDSHQAADELAKYLGGCGFNAVAFYDVDSFCQALQQSLFDGYVVDWLIGEETADRCIATIRASDNPDAPVLVLTGELGTDRRESEIAQAMREYDVLGPYEKPVRLHVIEAALQRCFNL
- a CDS encoding ATP-binding response regulator, with the translated sequence MKLTTFKNGSRLAIPAIFAALFLVASTVTLYYYSATLSKKGLYAIAGTQENYSWSIAKFSIKLAEFDTFVEQQSHAPQVDSDNLRLRFEILYSRFYVLETVSESTQPLYAEPGYPEVVKQMRLQMDRIDKLLDNPKIDFSQVFAAMKAIKPYAIEMANLTDHAEVKQRTAAYEDYIEKRHIIFYGLVIVMFSVIALIAITLIVFRQQRLTIRQQAKAIEAEKATRTKNAFLGAIGHELRTSLQSVMSAIDVLVNTRVSTEHADTFQRLETAAQQIESQMKDLTDYAHLDSGMMELRIVPFDAQKLIAETANEIATLTRKEQVKLSCEVECSHLLVHSDPLRIRQIIVNLLTNAYKYTESGSITLHSCLRRQPGGNSLIIEVTDTGIGIEKDQLDQIFKPFTQLDQSHTKQYAGVGMGLAIVHGLVTLLNGTITVYSEIKKGSTFIVSIPVQISEEERADEPAAANAPLQQKPQQVLVVDDNKSVGDAFAALLDKLGYQHELCDSPERALQKLLRRPYDALLLDLQMPGIDGAALARQLRNRRGPNRHVPIIGISAYTPEQLTADQRALFDNYLMKPVRLDALSSALAEVFPAKD
- a CDS encoding molybdopterin-dependent oxidoreductase; its protein translation is MLFKLCKTLAMACVALIIAQSSALSFTLEVAGKIDNVTDPVKKSYLFTDKQLLAMPVRSITTSTSWTPQRKFEGISVADILERVGAKGETLTFYALNDYYIDVPLSDVKKYNMILAYKMDGEMLKLRNFGPLFLVYPRDAAGPELNSPLYNSRFIWQVDRIVIK